Part of the Halomarina litorea genome is shown below.
GTGACGAACCGGGCGACGACCACCGGGAAGCGGATTTCGACGACGCCGACCGACCCCGAGAGCCACCAGACGGACCAGGGGAGGAGCGCGGAGAGCCACGTGGCGAGGACGGCGAACTCGTTTCGGTACGCCGGGTCGACCAGTGTCATAATTGTCGCCACGAGCGGGCGAACAAAACGATACCGACTCTCGCCGGTGGCGTCACGTTCATCCCGCTGGCCCACCAATCTCGGGTGAATGAGGCGCGACTACTTCACGCTCGACGTGGACACCGCGGACGACGACGGCAGACCGACGGTGACCATCGAGTTCGACGGTCCGACCGGGCCGTTCGAGGAGCGCCTGACCGACGAGACCGGGTCACTCCTCGACGCAGTCCAGGTCGACGTGTCCTACCGTCTGCAGGCGGCCGAGATGCGACCCGAGGCGACCGGTGTCTTCTCCCTGACGAACCGGGTCACCGGCGACTACGTCCTCGAGGCCAACGTGGACGCCGAGGTGGTCCTCCGACTCGTCGAGGCCGCTCGGACCGGCGGTACGGACGACGAGGACGAGGGGGGCTGTTACCGCGTCGTCGTCCGCACCACCGACGGCGAGCGACTGGTCCACGACAAGTCCACGCTCCTCGTGTACGACGAGGACGGCGAGGTCATCCGCGAGAGCAGCCTCATCCCGAGCGGCGTCGAACTCTGAACCGCCGGAGGACCGGACGATACGACACGAGATAAGTAGCTCCCGGACAGCGATGGGTGTATGGACCTCTTCGGCACCGCGGGCATCCGCGGGGACGCGCGAACCCGGGTCACTCCGGAGCTCGCACTCGCGGTGGGACGGGCGGCAGGTGCAGACGCCACGGAACTCGTCGTCGGGCGCGACGGCCGGGAGACCGGAGCGGCGCTCGTCGCCGCCGTCGAGGCCGGAGCCGAGAGCGCGGGCGCGACCGTCCGACGGGTCGGGGTCGTCCCCACCCCAACGCTGGCGTTCGCCTCGCGCGGCCGGCGCGGAATCCAGGTCACGGCGAGTCACAACCCCCCGCAGGACAACGGGCTGAAGCTGTTCGTCGACGGCGAGGAGTACGACGGCGAGGCCGAGCGACGCGTCGAGGAACGAGTCGCCGAGGGACTGGAGCCGACGACGTGGGACGAGTGGGGTGACGCGACCAGCTTCGACCCGCTCGCGGACTACCGTGACGCCGTCGCCGCCTACGCCCGACAGCACGGCCCGGCGCCCGACGGGCAGACCGTCGTCGTGGACTGCGGCAACGGGATGGCGTCGCTCGCCACCCCGCAGGTGCTCCGTGCCCTCGGCGCGCACGTCGTCGCGCTCAACGCGAACGTCGACGGGCACTTCCCCGGGCGGCCCTCGAAGCCCACGCCCGAGACCCTGGGTGACCTGATGGCGTTCGTCGCGGACCACGGCAACTGCATCGGCATCGCCCACGACGGGGACGCCGACCGCATCGTCGTCGTGGACGGCGACGGCGAGGTGGTCCACGAGGACACCGTCCTCGCCATCGTCGCGGAGCACTACGTGCGCATCGCCGACGTGTCCGACCCGGTGGTCGTCACGACGCCGAACGCCTCCGGGCGCATCGACGAACGGGTCGACGCGGCGGGCGGGCGCGTCGAACGCGTCAAACTCGGGTCGCTCCACGAGGGCATCGCGGCGGCCCGCGAGGCCGGCGGCGACGTCGTGTTCGCCGGCGAACCGTGGAAGCACATCCACCCCTACTTCGGGCCGTGGATCGACGGCGTCGCCAGCGCGGCCCTGCTCTCGACGCTCGTCGCCGACCGGGGCCTCCCAGCGCTCCGCGAACCCGTCAGCGAGCGCCCCTACAGGAAGGTGAGCGTCGACTGCCCGGACGACGCGAAGGTGAAGACGATGGAACTGGTTGGGAAACGCCTCCCCGCGCTGTACCCCGAGGCGGACGTGAACACGGAGTACGGCGTCCGCGTGAACTTCGCCGACGGGTCGTGGGCGCTCGTCCGTCCCAGCGGGACCGAACCGTACGTCCGGGTGTACGCCGAGAGCGACGACGTGGATGCCCTCGTCGGGCGGGTCGTCGAGTGCGTCGAGTCGGCCGTCGCCGACGTGTCCTAACGGCCCGACTTTCTTCCACCCTCGGTCACGACGAACCACCAGACGACGGCGAGCACCGCCAGCGCGGCGGTATTCCGTGTGAACGGGACACACTGACGCGGTGGAAACAACGGATTTAATCACGGAGGATTACCGATGGGTACGTAGGTGTCCATGGACATGGAGAGACGCGATTTCCTCAAGGGAGTGGGTGTGACGACGGTCGCAGGTCTCGCCGGGTGTACCGGCGGTCCCGAGGCCGGCGGCGAGAACGGCGACGGCAACGGCAGTAGCCCGGCGGAGGGCGGTGCCGGCACGACCGAGGCGGGCAACGGGAGCGGCAACCAGAGCGAGGGGACCGACGGCGCGAGCGGGAGCGCCGAGGTCAACGTCGGGATGGTGTACGCGACCGGCGGACTCGGCGACGGGTCGTTCAACGACCAGGCCCAGCAGGGCATCAAGCGCGCCCAGCAGGAGTTGAACATCAACTTCGACGAGGCCGAGCCCTCGCAGGTCTCGGAGTTCAAGACCTTCCAGCAATCCTACGCCGAGGAGACGAACCCGAACTACGACCTCGTGAGCTGTATCGGCTTCCTGCAGGCCGACGCCCTCTCGGAGACTGCCCCGCAGTACCCCGACCAGCAGTTCCAGATCGTCGACTCCGTCGTCGAGGAGAGCAACGTGGCGAGCTACACGTTCAAGGAACAGGAGGGCTCGTTCCTCGCCGGGCAGCTGGCCGGGCTCCTCACCACGAAGGAGTTCAGCGCGGGCGCGGGCCAGACCAACGGCGACGCGACCGTCGGCTTCGTCGGCGGCGTCGAGGGCGAACTCATCGGGCGTTTCGAGGCCGGCTACAAGGCCGGCGTCGCCTACGCCAACCAGGACGTCGAGGTCCTCTCGTCGTACGTCGGCGACTTCAACGACCCCGCGGGCGGCAAGGAGACGGCGCTGTCGATGTACAACAACGGTGCTGACATCATTTACCACGCGTCCGGTAACACCGGAACCGGCGTCTTCCAGGCCGCCCAGGAGCAGGGGCGCTTCGCCATCGGCGTGGACCGCGACCAGTCACAGACCAAGTCCTCGTTCGCGGACGTCATCCTCGCGAGCATGGTCAAGCGCGTCGACACGGCCGTCTTCACGTGCGTCGAGAACGTCGTCAACGGCGATTTCCAGGGCGGCTCCGCGACGACGCTCGGCCTCAGCGAGGAGGGTGTCTCGCTCGTCTACGGTCAGCAACTCGGCGGCGAGATCTCCAGTGACGTGAAGTCCCAGATCGAGAGCGCGCGCACCCAGATCATCGACGGGGGCATCTCGGTCCCGACCGACCCCTCGTCCGTCTAAGCATTAGCGAGCCGAACAGTCGCGAAACCACGCGTTTAACCCCTCACTCGATAACCCCACAGCAATGACGACGGCCGTCCACCTCGACGGTATCACGAAGCGGTTCCCCGGCGTCGTCGCCAACGACGACGTCGACCTGGCCGTCGAGCGCGGCACGGTCCACGCGTTGCTCGGCGAGAACGGTGCCGGGAAGACGACGCTGATGAACGTCCTCTACGGGCTGTATCGCCCGAACGAGGGTCGCGTCGTCGTCGACGGCGAGGAACGACGGTTCGACTCGCCGCGCGACGCCATCGACGCCGGGGTCGGGATGATCCACCAGCACTTCATGCTCGTCGACCCGATGACGGTCGCCGAGAACATCACGCTCGGCCACGAGCCCCGGAAGTGGGGCGGATTGGCGGTCGACCGCGAGGCCGCCCACGAGGACGTCCTCGAACTGAGCGAGCGCTACGGCTTCGACGTGGAACCGGACGTGCGCATCGAGGACGTCTCCGTCGGCGTCCAGCAACGCGTCGAAATCCTGAAGACGCTCTATCGGGGTGCCGACGTCCTCATCCTCGACGAACCGACGGCGGTCCTCACCCCACAGGAGGTGGGGGATCTCTTCACTGTCTTCGACGAACTCACCGCACAGGGCAAGACCATCATCTTCATCACACACAAACTGGGCGAGGCGATGCACGCCGCCGACGACGTCACCGTCCTCCGCGACGGGAAGAACGTGGGGACGGTCGACGCCGACGGGACGACCCGCGAGGAACTCGCCGAACTGATGGTCGGGCGCGAGGTCCTCCTCGAAGTCGAGAAGGCCCCGTTCGACCCCGGCGAGGAGGCCCTCGCCGTCGACTCGCTCTCCGTGACCGACGAACGGGACGTGACTGCCGTATCCGACGTGTCGTTCTCGGTCCGCGAGGGGGAGGTGTTCGGCATCGCGGGCGTCGACGGCAACGGCCAGTCGGAACTCGTCGAGGCGATTACGGGCCTCCGCGCCCCGGAGTCGGGGCGCGTCCGGTTCGACGGCGCTGACATCACCGACCACTCGCGCCGCGAGCGTATCGACGACCGGATGGCCTACATCCCGGAGGACCGACACGAGCGGGGGCTGGTGATGGACTTCGACCTCGTCTCGAACGGCCTCCTGGGGAGCCAGCACAGCGAACCGTTCGCCAGCGGCGGGCGCATCAACTGGGCGCGGGCGCGGGACCACGCCGAGTCCGTCATCGAGGAGTACGACGTGCGCCCGCCGAACGCCGACGCGGAGGCGCGGTCGCTCTCCGGCGGCAACCAGCAGAAGTTCATCGTCGGGCGGGAGTTCGCGCGCGACCCGCGACTCGTCGTCGCCACCCACCCCACCCGCGGGGTGGACATCGGCTCGACGGAGTTCATCCACGAGCGACTGCTCGGCCTGCGCGACGAGGGTGTCGGCGTCCTGCTCGTCTCCTCGAAACTGGAGGAGGTGCAGGCGCTCTCGGACCGCCTCGGGGTGATGTTCGAAGGGGAGATCATGGACGTAGTCGACCCCGAACAGACGACGGAGGAGGAACTGGGCCTGCTGATGGCCGGTGAACGACCCGAGCGACTGAAACGCGAGGCGGACGCGCAGGCCGACGGGGGGTCGCGATGAGCGACACGGGCGACCAGCCGAAGTCCGGCACCGACTGGAGCGAACGCGCCCGCATTGCGCTGGACCGACTCGTCCGAGCGTCGGGGACCGAACGGCTGCTCATCAGCCTCGCGGCGCTGGTGCTGTCGCTGCTCGTCGGGACGGTCATCATCCTCGCGGCGGGCCGGACCGCGACGTGCCAGCAGGCGGCGGTCGTCTACTTCGACACCGGGTTCTGCTACGACCCGGCGCGCATCTTCGACCGGCTGTTCCTCGGGGCGCTCGGCAACCCCATCAACCCGCTGTTCGACCCGCTACACGGCCAGTGGGCGGCCCCCTTCCGCGAGGGGTGGACGCCGTTCAACGCCCGGATGGGCGACACGCTCGCCGAGACCACGGTCCTCGTGTTCACTGGCCTGTCGGTGGCCGTCGCCTTCCGCGCGGGCATCTTCAACATCGGGACGCAGGGCCAACTCGTCGTCGGCGCGCTCGGGAGCACCCTCGCGATGCTCGCCGTCGCACCCGCGTTCTCGGGGCTCGTCGGGACGCTCGTCGTCGTCCCGTTCGGCCTCGCGATGGGTGCGCTGTTCGGCGGCCTCTACGGGGCGATTCCGGGGGCGCTGAAGGCCTACGCGGACGCGAACGAGGTCATCACGACCATCATGCTGAACTTCGTCGCGACGTTCTCCGCGCTCTACCTCGTGCAGAACCACTTCAAGGACCCCGAGAGCCCCGCGACGAAGACCCGCGACCTGCCGGCGTTCGCGGACTTCCCGAAGCTGGTGTACGCCCCTTCCGACGAGTTCTCGGTCCTCGCGTTCGCCTTCGCGCTGGTCGTCCTCGTCGGCGTCTACCTCCTGCTCGAACGCACGTCGTTCGGGTACGACCTCCGGACCAGCGGCATCCAGCCGGAGGCGGCGGAGTACGGGGGCGTCGACGCCGCGAAGACCATCGTCGCCAGCATGAGCCTCTCGGGGGCGCTCGGGGGCATCGCGGGGACTGTGTACGTGTTCATGTTCTTCGGGTACTTCCAGACGGGCGTGCCCGCCTACGGGTTCGACGGCATCACCGTCGCCATCCTCGCGGGCAACAACCCGCTCGGCGTCGTTCCCTCGGCGTTCCTCTTCGGCATCCTGAAGAGCGGAACCATCTCCATCCAGACGGATCCGAACATCGACATCCCGGTCCAACTGGTGGGGGTCCTGCGGGGCCTCATCATCCTGTTCGTGGCGATGCCGGAGTTCTTCCGCCTGCTCGGCGGCCGGTTCGCCTCGCTCTCGCCGCGCGACCGGGCGGTCGCGACCGACGGCGGCGTCCGGGGGGGTGAGGACGATGAGTGAGACCTCGTTCGGGGCCGGCCGTCTGGGCGACCTGACGGGTCGACAGCTCATCGGTGTCGGCGCGCTGGCGCTGTTCGCGCTCCTGGCCGTCGCCGGTCTCGCCTTCCCCGACAGCGTCGCGGGGACGCTGTTCGAGATACTCACCGACCAGGGGACGCTCGCCTCGACGCTCCGCTTCTCGGTGCCCATCGCGCTGGCCGCCGTCGGCGGCATCTACGCCGAGAAGAGCGGCGTCATCAACATCGGGCTGGAGGGTCTGCTCATCATCTCGGCGTTCACGACGGTGTACGGCGTGACGACGACGGGGAGCCTCTGGCTCGGCTTCCTGCTCGGCGTGCTGTCGAGCGTCCTGCTCGCGGCCGTCTTCGCCGTCGTCTGCATCGAGTTCCGGGCCGACCAGATCATCGCCGGACTGGCAGTGTGGCTGGTCGCCCTCGGCCTCGCACCGTTCGCCGCCCGCCTCATCTACGGGTCGCCGAACACCGACCAGATTCCCGTGCCCGGCACCATCACGGTGCCCGTCCTCTCCGACGTCCCGTTCTTCGGGGCGCTGTTCGACGCCTCGCCGTCGGTGTACCTGATGTTCGTGTCCGTCGCCGTGGGCTGGTACGTGCTCAACCGGACGGCGTTCGGGCGGTGGGTCCGCGCCAGTGGCGAGAACCCGAAGGCGCTGGACACGGTGGGCGTGAACGTCCATCGCGTGCGCTACGCGGCCGTCCTCCTCTCGGGCGTCTTCGCCGGGATGGGCGGGGCGAGTCTCGCGTTCACCGTCGGCCAGTTCACCGGGAGCGGCCAGACGATGGTCAACGGCAAGGGGTTCATCGCCATCGTCGCCTACCTCTTCGGGAACTACAACCCCGTGGGGGCGCTCCTCTCGACGATGCTGTTCGCGGGGCTGGAGGCCATGCAGATTCCCCTCCAGTTCTCCGGCCTCGACGTCTCCACGACGCTCGTCCAGATGCTCCCGTACGTGGGCGTCATCGTCGTCCTCGCGCTGGTCGGCCGGACGAAGATTCCCGAGGCCGCCGGCGAGCACTACGAGTCCGGCGAGGACTGACCCGAGCCCCGGGAACCGCACGGCGGTGGCTATTTCTCCCGCCCCGGGGAAGGGCGGCCATGGACGACTCCGACCTCGTCGAGCGCGCCCGCGGGGCACTCGACGCCGCGTACGTCCCGTACTCCGAGTACCGCGTCGGCGCGGCGCTGGAAACCGCCGACGGGGCGGTCTACACGGGCTGTAACGTCGAGAACGCCAACTACTCGAACTCGCTGCACGCCGAGGAGGTGGCCATCGCCGAGGCGGTCAAGAACGGCCACACCGAGTTCTCGCGCATCGCGGTCACGTCGGGCGCACGCGACGGCGTGACGCCCTGTGGGATGTGCCGACAGACCCTCTCGGAGTTCTGCGAGGCGGAGTTCACGGTCCTCTGTGACGAGGGCGACGACGTCAGCGAGTACTCGCTCGGCGAACTCATCCCGAACACC
Proteins encoded:
- a CDS encoding DUF5793 family protein: MRRDYFTLDVDTADDDGRPTVTIEFDGPTGPFEERLTDETGSLLDAVQVDVSYRLQAAEMRPEATGVFSLTNRVTGDYVLEANVDAEVVLRLVEAARTGGTDDEDEGGCYRVVVRTTDGERLVHDKSTLLVYDEDGEVIRESSLIPSGVEL
- a CDS encoding phosphomannomutase; this translates as MDLFGTAGIRGDARTRVTPELALAVGRAAGADATELVVGRDGRETGAALVAAVEAGAESAGATVRRVGVVPTPTLAFASRGRRGIQVTASHNPPQDNGLKLFVDGEEYDGEAERRVEERVAEGLEPTTWDEWGDATSFDPLADYRDAVAAYARQHGPAPDGQTVVVDCGNGMASLATPQVLRALGAHVVALNANVDGHFPGRPSKPTPETLGDLMAFVADHGNCIGIAHDGDADRIVVVDGDGEVVHEDTVLAIVAEHYVRIADVSDPVVVTTPNASGRIDERVDAAGGRVERVKLGSLHEGIAAAREAGGDVVFAGEPWKHIHPYFGPWIDGVASAALLSTLVADRGLPALREPVSERPYRKVSVDCPDDAKVKTMELVGKRLPALYPEADVNTEYGVRVNFADGSWALVRPSGTEPYVRVYAESDDVDALVGRVVECVESAVADVS
- a CDS encoding BMP family lipoprotein, with product MDMERRDFLKGVGVTTVAGLAGCTGGPEAGGENGDGNGSSPAEGGAGTTEAGNGSGNQSEGTDGASGSAEVNVGMVYATGGLGDGSFNDQAQQGIKRAQQELNINFDEAEPSQVSEFKTFQQSYAEETNPNYDLVSCIGFLQADALSETAPQYPDQQFQIVDSVVEESNVASYTFKEQEGSFLAGQLAGLLTTKEFSAGAGQTNGDATVGFVGGVEGELIGRFEAGYKAGVAYANQDVEVLSSYVGDFNDPAGGKETALSMYNNGADIIYHASGNTGTGVFQAAQEQGRFAIGVDRDQSQTKSSFADVILASMVKRVDTAVFTCVENVVNGDFQGGSATTLGLSEEGVSLVYGQQLGGEISSDVKSQIESARTQIIDGGISVPTDPSSV
- a CDS encoding ABC transporter ATP-binding protein, which translates into the protein MTTAVHLDGITKRFPGVVANDDVDLAVERGTVHALLGENGAGKTTLMNVLYGLYRPNEGRVVVDGEERRFDSPRDAIDAGVGMIHQHFMLVDPMTVAENITLGHEPRKWGGLAVDREAAHEDVLELSERYGFDVEPDVRIEDVSVGVQQRVEILKTLYRGADVLILDEPTAVLTPQEVGDLFTVFDELTAQGKTIIFITHKLGEAMHAADDVTVLRDGKNVGTVDADGTTREELAELMVGREVLLEVEKAPFDPGEEALAVDSLSVTDERDVTAVSDVSFSVREGEVFGIAGVDGNGQSELVEAITGLRAPESGRVRFDGADITDHSRRERIDDRMAYIPEDRHERGLVMDFDLVSNGLLGSQHSEPFASGGRINWARARDHAESVIEEYDVRPPNADAEARSLSGGNQQKFIVGREFARDPRLVVATHPTRGVDIGSTEFIHERLLGLRDEGVGVLLVSSKLEEVQALSDRLGVMFEGEIMDVVDPEQTTEEELGLLMAGERPERLKREADAQADGGSR
- a CDS encoding ABC transporter permease, coding for MSDTGDQPKSGTDWSERARIALDRLVRASGTERLLISLAALVLSLLVGTVIILAAGRTATCQQAAVVYFDTGFCYDPARIFDRLFLGALGNPINPLFDPLHGQWAAPFREGWTPFNARMGDTLAETTVLVFTGLSVAVAFRAGIFNIGTQGQLVVGALGSTLAMLAVAPAFSGLVGTLVVVPFGLAMGALFGGLYGAIPGALKAYADANEVITTIMLNFVATFSALYLVQNHFKDPESPATKTRDLPAFADFPKLVYAPSDEFSVLAFAFALVVLVGVYLLLERTSFGYDLRTSGIQPEAAEYGGVDAAKTIVASMSLSGALGGIAGTVYVFMFFGYFQTGVPAYGFDGITVAILAGNNPLGVVPSAFLFGILKSGTISIQTDPNIDIPVQLVGVLRGLIILFVAMPEFFRLLGGRFASLSPRDRAVATDGGVRGGEDDE
- a CDS encoding ABC transporter permease, whose protein sequence is MSETSFGAGRLGDLTGRQLIGVGALALFALLAVAGLAFPDSVAGTLFEILTDQGTLASTLRFSVPIALAAVGGIYAEKSGVINIGLEGLLIISAFTTVYGVTTTGSLWLGFLLGVLSSVLLAAVFAVVCIEFRADQIIAGLAVWLVALGLAPFAARLIYGSPNTDQIPVPGTITVPVLSDVPFFGALFDASPSVYLMFVSVAVGWYVLNRTAFGRWVRASGENPKALDTVGVNVHRVRYAAVLLSGVFAGMGGASLAFTVGQFTGSGQTMVNGKGFIAIVAYLFGNYNPVGALLSTMLFAGLEAMQIPLQFSGLDVSTTLVQMLPYVGVIVVLALVGRTKIPEAAGEHYESGED
- the cdd gene encoding cytidine deaminase, which codes for MDDSDLVERARGALDAAYVPYSEYRVGAALETADGAVYTGCNVENANYSNSLHAEEVAIAEAVKNGHTEFSRIAVTSGARDGVTPCGMCRQTLSEFCEAEFTVLCDEGDDVSEYSLGELIPNTISLGTLEAASGDGDAGDGE